The following proteins are encoded in a genomic region of Phycisphaera sp.:
- the trpD gene encoding anthranilate phosphoribosyltransferase codes for MTLDPREVLEALLAGHSLGTAEARGLAHALADDTIEPAMAGALLAALRGKGESAEEVRGLAQGLRELATTPDFDTPPHACDIVGTGGDGSNSYNISTGGALLAAAAGATIVKHGNRSISSRSGAADLLAALGVGVPMANPAQALRETGFVYLHAPAYHPAMARIAPIRKAMGVRTVFNILGPLTNPGQPRFAVIGAYSPEMAELMARALSGMTIERAFVVHGEPGWDEATPVGPFLLFDVREGSVQHTQRDPRDAGIARCDADDLRGGTPAENADALRRVMKGEDQGPHRDALALTAGLAMEVTGAASDLASGIAMARSAIDDGRASEQLATLARVAGT; via the coding sequence ATGACACTCGATCCACGAGAAGTGCTCGAGGCTTTGCTCGCCGGGCATTCGCTCGGCACCGCGGAGGCGCGGGGCTTGGCCCACGCGCTGGCGGACGACACGATCGAGCCGGCGATGGCCGGGGCGTTGCTGGCGGCGCTGCGGGGCAAGGGCGAGTCGGCAGAAGAAGTGCGCGGGTTGGCTCAGGGCCTTCGCGAACTCGCGACAACACCCGACTTCGACACGCCCCCGCACGCCTGCGACATTGTCGGCACGGGCGGGGACGGCAGCAACAGCTACAACATCTCGACCGGCGGCGCGCTGCTGGCCGCGGCGGCCGGGGCGACGATCGTCAAACATGGCAACCGCTCGATCAGTTCGAGGTCCGGGGCGGCCGACTTACTGGCGGCGTTGGGCGTCGGCGTGCCGATGGCCAACCCTGCTCAAGCCTTGCGTGAGACAGGCTTCGTGTACCTGCACGCCCCGGCGTACCACCCGGCGATGGCACGCATCGCGCCGATTCGCAAGGCCATGGGCGTGCGGACGGTGTTCAATATTCTGGGGCCGCTCACGAATCCGGGGCAACCGCGGTTCGCCGTCATTGGGGCGTATTCGCCCGAGATGGCCGAGCTCATGGCACGCGCGCTGTCGGGCATGACCATCGAGCGGGCGTTCGTGGTGCACGGCGAGCCGGGATGGGACGAGGCAACACCGGTCGGCCCGTTCTTGTTGTTCGACGTTCGCGAAGGCAGCGTGCAGCACACCCAGCGTGATCCGAGAGACGCGGGCATCGCCCGTTGCGATGCTGACGACCTGAGAGGTGGCACGCCCGCCGAGAACGCCGACGCGCTCCGCCGCGTTATGAAAGGAGAGGACCAGGGCCCCCACCGCGACGCGCTCGCGCTCACGGCCGGGTTGGCGATGGAGGTTACCGGGGCGGCGTCCGACTTGGCCTCAGGCATCGCGATGGCCCGATCGGCGATCGACGACGGACGGGCTTCGGAACAGCTTGCGACGTTGGCCAGGGTGGCCGGCACATGA
- a CDS encoding ABC transporter permease — protein sequence MLGLIVRRLVQLPIIVLVIYTLTLSLAWAIPGNPLENPEGRQPKPEVIEAMKKQYNLDSFGNFYWSYLSSATGFKYLTDWQSGEIERERTRAQAEGQAPPKRYVFDFGPSLEYEDWTVNEIVRDSLPVSITLGSIAILIALGVGVIAGIVGAVKPNSMVDLGTLVVALIGISLPSFVIGTVLLLVFPVWLGIGDVGSSSGPLDMLLPAITLSLPFAAYIARLTRMGMIDALATDYVRTARAKGVSERVVLIRHALKNAFLPVLSYLGPAAALAMTGSFIVERVFNVPGMGQHFVNGVQNKDLFLIIGVVLVFATMLVLFNLAVDVLYRWVDPRIA from the coding sequence ATGCTCGGTCTCATCGTTCGCCGGCTGGTGCAACTGCCGATCATCGTACTGGTGATCTACACCCTCACGCTCAGCCTCGCGTGGGCGATCCCGGGTAACCCGCTCGAGAACCCCGAGGGCCGCCAGCCCAAGCCCGAGGTCATCGAGGCGATGAAGAAGCAGTACAACCTCGACAGCTTCGGCAACTTCTACTGGTCGTACCTTTCCAGCGCGACCGGCTTCAAGTACCTCACCGATTGGCAAAGCGGCGAGATCGAGCGCGAGCGCACGCGTGCCCAGGCCGAGGGCCAGGCGCCGCCCAAGCGATACGTGTTCGACTTCGGGCCCAGCCTGGAATACGAGGACTGGACGGTGAACGAGATCGTGCGCGACTCGCTGCCGGTATCGATCACGCTTGGGTCGATCGCGATCCTGATCGCCCTGGGCGTGGGCGTGATCGCTGGCATAGTCGGCGCGGTGAAACCCAACTCGATGGTGGATCTGGGGACTCTTGTAGTAGCGCTGATCGGGATTAGCTTGCCGAGCTTCGTGATCGGGACGGTGCTGCTGCTCGTGTTCCCGGTCTGGCTCGGCATCGGTGACGTGGGCTCCAGCTCTGGGCCACTGGACATGCTGCTGCCGGCCATCACGCTGAGCCTGCCGTTCGCGGCGTACATCGCCCGATTGACACGCATGGGCATGATCGACGCGCTGGCGACCGACTATGTCCGCACGGCGAGGGCCAAGGGCGTGAGCGAGCGCGTGGTATTGATCCGGCACGCACTGAAAAACGCGTTCCTGCCCGTGCTGAGCTATCTTGGCCCCGCGGCGGCCCTGGCGATGACCGGCTCGTTCATTGTCGAGCGCGTCTTCAACGTGCCGGGCATGGGCCAGCACTTCGTTAATGGCGTGCAGAACAAGGACCTGTTCCTGATCATCGGCGTGGTGCTGGTGTTCGCGACGATGCTGGTGCTCTTCAACCTGGCCGTCGACGTGCTATATCGGTGGGTCGATCCGAGGATCGCGTAA
- a CDS encoding aminodeoxychorismate/anthranilate synthase component II — protein sequence MARVLMIDNYDSFTFNLVQYMRELGAEVLTYRNDAITIDAARALEPTHLMISPGPGRPQDAGMTMPMVEAFAEELPILGVCLGFQAIAAVWGAPIHHAACLMHGKPSDIEHDDKGVYAGVPQRTAVGRYHSLGVHEDELHADLVPTSHDVDGGELMGLRHRTLPIEAVQFHPESVLTPWGGRMVANFLGITDRNVKPPYPARVYAPTAEARS from the coding sequence ATGGCGCGTGTGCTGATGATCGACAACTACGATTCGTTCACGTTCAACCTCGTACAGTACATGCGCGAGCTCGGGGCCGAGGTGCTGACTTATCGCAACGATGCGATCACCATTGATGCCGCTCGGGCCCTCGAACCCACCCACCTGATGATCTCGCCCGGGCCCGGGCGGCCCCAGGACGCGGGCATGACGATGCCGATGGTCGAGGCGTTCGCCGAAGAGCTGCCGATACTGGGCGTGTGCTTGGGTTTCCAGGCGATCGCGGCCGTGTGGGGGGCGCCCATCCACCACGCCGCGTGCCTGATGCATGGCAAGCCCTCGGACATCGAGCACGACGACAAGGGCGTGTACGCGGGGGTGCCGCAGCGGACGGCGGTCGGGCGGTACCACTCGCTTGGTGTGCACGAGGACGAATTGCACGCCGACCTCGTGCCGACGTCCCACGATGTGGACGGTGGCGAGCTGATGGGCCTGCGCCATCGGACGCTGCCGATCGAGGCGGTGCAGTTCCATCCCGAGTCGGTGCTGACGCCGTGGGGCGGGCGGATGGTGGCGAACTTCCTGGGGATCACCGATCGGAACGTCAAGCCGCCCTACCCGGCACGCGTGTACGCACCGACGGCGGAGGCGAGATCATGA
- a CDS encoding peptide ABC transporter substrate-binding protein: MLKILAPVILLVLVVAATLVTDRPMPRADFAFVNRGDVNTLDLQKMSWMQDLRVARILFQGLVANDVFTHDYAIIPAAAERWEVSDDGLEYTFHIREDAKWSNGEPVIASDFVYSWRRALLPDTAADYTKLFQLIQGASAYADWRQAQLDEFAESELRGEDRRLAAEALWEEALVKFDEMVSVRAIDDRTLWVKLELPTPYFLDLLAFAVFYPVYPPLVRQYESVDTETGFIQAKTGWTKPPELVSNGPYMLTSWRFKRDMRFEQNPHYWDLDSLNLDTISTPSINDPNAAVLAYSSGVVDWVSDVTPAYRADMLADKMLFYEENRAEYDALRAQGLDVFEIDRQLPDDPRKDIHAVTAFGTYWYNFNCLPTLPGGQPNPFADARVRRAFAMTVDKQSLVEDVQRLGNPVARTIIPKGSIGGYTSPGGLRCVSDATSEAEKQEIIAEARQLLVDAGYATPADVPTIEILFNKDGGHDLIAQVVQKNWQEYLGVSVRLAQKEIKVFRDDLKKQRYMVSRAGWYGDYGDPTTFLDINRIDDGNNDRKYHNPRYEELLDKAAVELDSEKRMAMLSEAERITMDEDLPMVPLFHYMNVYLFDPDTLSGLNSHPRTEQNVYLFDILGDGKGTDRVLTMPPLPPSSVGAGIDPRGIETAILDRDELFALRTRPAEAQPAKEKGK, translated from the coding sequence ATGCTGAAGATCCTCGCGCCCGTGATCCTGCTGGTGCTGGTGGTGGCTGCCACGCTGGTCACCGATCGGCCCATGCCCCGCGCCGACTTTGCCTTCGTCAATCGCGGCGACGTGAACACGCTCGACCTCCAGAAGATGAGCTGGATGCAGGACCTTCGCGTGGCCCGGATCCTGTTCCAGGGGCTGGTGGCCAACGACGTGTTCACCCACGACTACGCGATCATCCCCGCGGCAGCCGAGCGGTGGGAGGTGAGCGACGATGGGCTCGAATACACCTTCCACATCCGAGAAGATGCGAAGTGGAGCAACGGTGAGCCGGTCATCGCCAGCGATTTCGTATATAGCTGGCGGCGCGCGCTGCTGCCCGATACTGCGGCCGATTACACGAAGCTGTTCCAGCTCATCCAAGGCGCCAGCGCGTACGCCGATTGGCGGCAGGCCCAGCTCGACGAGTTCGCCGAAAGCGAACTGAGGGGTGAGGATCGCAGGCTAGCGGCTGAGGCGCTGTGGGAAGAAGCACTCGTGAAGTTCGACGAGATGGTGAGCGTTCGCGCGATCGACGACCGAACGCTATGGGTGAAGCTGGAACTGCCCACGCCATACTTTCTCGATCTGCTGGCGTTCGCCGTGTTCTATCCAGTCTACCCGCCGCTCGTCCGGCAGTATGAGAGCGTGGACACCGAAACCGGGTTCATCCAGGCCAAGACCGGATGGACCAAGCCGCCGGAACTGGTAAGCAACGGCCCCTACATGCTCACGAGTTGGCGGTTCAAGCGCGACATGCGGTTCGAGCAGAACCCCCATTATTGGGATCTCGACTCGCTGAACCTCGACACGATCAGCACCCCTTCCATCAACGACCCCAACGCGGCGGTGCTGGCGTACTCCTCGGGCGTGGTCGATTGGGTGAGCGACGTGACGCCGGCGTACCGGGCCGACATGCTGGCCGACAAGATGCTGTTCTACGAGGAGAACCGGGCGGAGTACGACGCGCTGCGGGCCCAGGGCCTGGACGTCTTCGAGATCGATCGCCAATTGCCCGACGACCCCCGCAAGGACATCCACGCCGTCACCGCGTTCGGGACCTATTGGTACAACTTCAACTGCCTGCCGACGTTGCCCGGAGGGCAACCGAATCCGTTCGCGGATGCGCGCGTGCGGCGGGCCTTCGCGATGACGGTGGACAAGCAGAGCCTGGTGGAAGACGTGCAGCGGCTGGGCAACCCGGTCGCGCGGACGATCATCCCCAAGGGATCCATCGGTGGGTATACCAGCCCCGGTGGGCTTCGGTGCGTGAGCGATGCCACCAGCGAGGCCGAGAAGCAGGAGATCATCGCCGAGGCTCGCCAACTCCTGGTCGACGCGGGGTACGCCACGCCGGCCGACGTGCCGACGATCGAGATCCTGTTCAACAAGGACGGTGGGCACGACCTGATCGCCCAGGTGGTGCAGAAGAACTGGCAGGAGTATCTGGGCGTGAGCGTTCGGCTGGCACAGAAAGAAATCAAGGTCTTCCGCGACGACCTGAAGAAGCAGCGGTACATGGTCAGCCGGGCGGGCTGGTACGGAGACTACGGCGACCCGACGACGTTCCTGGACATCAACCGCATCGACGACGGCAACAACGACCGCAAGTACCACAATCCTCGCTACGAGGAGTTGCTCGACAAAGCAGCGGTGGAGCTCGATTCCGAGAAGCGGATGGCCATGCTGAGCGAGGCCGAGCGGATCACAATGGACGAGGATCTGCCGATGGTCCCATTGTTCCACTACATGAACGTGTACCTCTTCGATCCTGACACGCTGAGTGGGCTGAACTCTCACCCGAGAACAGAGCAGAACGTGTACCTCTTCGATATTCTGGGCGATGGGAAGGGGACCGACCGGGTGCTGACGATGCCGCCACTGCCCCCTTCGTCGGTCGGAGCGGGGATCGATCCGCGGGGCATCGAAACCGCGATCCTCGATCGGGACGAGTTGTTTGCGCTACGGACCAGGCCTGCCGAAGCCCAGCCTGCCAAAGAGAAGGGGAAGTAG
- a CDS encoding ion transporter, whose protein sequence is MDATEPYFGTPTQGSLVKRLRSIAEAGWFQAVIVGVILVAAINVGLETYPAITNRIGTLLLALDKLIIGIFVVELAVRIGAHWPRPWRFFLSGWNVFDFVIVAICLLPLGGPYAAVLRLARVLRVLRLITVVPRLRILVIALLHAIPSIIYVTLLLLLLFYVYGVMGTVLFGANDPVHFGTLQHSMFSLLRTVTLEDWTDLYYTQSLGSAQYPPPGIERYPDAEPQAMPIVAALYFVSFVIFGTMIVLNLFIGVVISSMTEAQTENARAMLEQRGEGEDLGAKLAAMERRMQEMSEQMAAMRIAVEREDSRK, encoded by the coding sequence ATGGATGCCACGGAACCCTACTTTGGTACGCCCACCCAAGGCTCACTCGTCAAGCGGCTTCGCAGCATCGCAGAGGCAGGGTGGTTCCAAGCGGTCATCGTCGGCGTCATCCTCGTCGCGGCGATCAACGTGGGACTCGAAACCTATCCGGCGATCACGAACCGAATCGGCACGCTGCTGCTTGCGCTCGACAAGCTGATCATCGGCATCTTCGTCGTGGAACTCGCCGTGCGGATCGGTGCCCACTGGCCCAGGCCCTGGCGTTTCTTCTTGAGCGGCTGGAACGTCTTTGACTTCGTGATCGTGGCTATCTGCCTCCTGCCGCTCGGTGGGCCATATGCGGCCGTGCTACGGCTTGCTCGCGTGCTCCGGGTGCTGCGGCTGATCACGGTTGTGCCGAGGCTGCGCATCCTCGTCATCGCGCTGCTGCACGCGATCCCGTCGATCATTTATGTCACACTGTTGCTCCTACTCCTGTTCTATGTGTATGGTGTCATGGGAACGGTGTTGTTTGGCGCGAACGATCCGGTCCACTTCGGGACACTCCAGCACAGCATGTTCAGCCTTCTGCGCACGGTAACGCTCGAAGACTGGACGGATTTGTACTACACGCAAAGCCTCGGTTCGGCCCAGTACCCACCCCCGGGCATCGAGCGGTATCCCGATGCGGAGCCCCAGGCGATGCCGATTGTTGCCGCACTGTACTTCGTTAGCTTCGTGATTTTCGGAACTATGATTGTGCTGAATCTGTTTATTGGCGTGGTCATCAGTTCGATGACCGAAGCTCAGACCGAGAACGCGAGGGCGATGCTCGAGCAGCGTGGTGAGGGAGAGGATCTTGGGGCAAAACTCGCTGCGATGGAACGTCGCATGCAAGAGATGTCCGAGCAGATGGCAGCAATGCGCATCGCGGTCGAGCGCGAGGATTCGCGGAAGTAG
- a CDS encoding bifunctional methionine sulfoxide reductase B/A protein — MESRAIAIRFVSISSIALLAATVAVASVLRPIPFVNQQAASQTATEASKMTTTDSTHAATTPLKVFDFNGNLVGPMPLPRLELTEAQWQERLSPEAFRILRKAGTEAAFCGTLLDNKLDGVYACAGCALPLFASDAKFTSGTGWPSFFKPVASENISIEQDTSYGMVRTEILCARCDGHLGHVFNDGPEPTGMRFCVNSESLEFTEGDKLESLGEVAVAYFAGGCFWCVEGVFEQLLGVYDVTSGYTGGHENPETLPVTYKQVYTGATGHAEAVRIVYDPKVISYEALLEVHFATHDPTTLNRQGADVGTHYRSAIFFANDKEKKAAQAVIDKLTADKEFKRPIVTTLEPLNGFQVAEDYHQNYAELNPDQPYICNVATPKIEKVRSKFPQKVKLN, encoded by the coding sequence ATGGAATCCCGAGCTATCGCCATCCGTTTCGTCTCGATCTCGTCTATCGCCCTTCTGGCCGCCACCGTCGCGGTCGCCAGCGTGCTGCGTCCGATACCATTTGTCAACCAGCAAGCCGCCAGCCAGACCGCCACCGAGGCTTCCAAAATGACCACGACCGATTCCACCCACGCCGCGACGACGCCGCTCAAGGTCTTCGACTTCAACGGCAACCTCGTGGGCCCGATGCCCCTGCCGCGCCTCGAACTCACCGAGGCCCAGTGGCAGGAGCGGCTGAGTCCCGAGGCATTCCGCATCCTGCGCAAGGCTGGCACTGAGGCCGCCTTCTGCGGCACGCTCCTCGATAACAAACTGGACGGCGTGTACGCCTGCGCCGGTTGCGCCCTGCCGCTCTTTGCCAGCGACGCCAAGTTTACCAGCGGCACGGGCTGGCCCAGCTTCTTCAAGCCCGTCGCCAGCGAGAACATCAGCATCGAGCAGGACACCAGCTACGGCATGGTCCGCACCGAGATTTTGTGCGCCCGCTGCGATGGCCACCTGGGCCACGTCTTCAACGACGGTCCCGAACCCACGGGCATGCGCTTCTGTGTGAACAGCGAGAGCCTGGAGTTTACCGAGGGTGACAAGCTCGAAAGCCTTGGCGAAGTCGCCGTCGCATACTTTGCCGGGGGCTGCTTCTGGTGCGTCGAGGGTGTGTTCGAGCAGCTCTTGGGTGTGTACGACGTGACCAGCGGCTACACCGGCGGCCACGAGAACCCAGAGACCCTGCCCGTCACCTACAAGCAGGTCTACACCGGTGCTACCGGCCACGCCGAGGCCGTCCGCATCGTCTACGACCCCAAGGTGATCTCGTACGAGGCCCTGCTCGAGGTCCACTTCGCCACGCACGACCCGACCACGCTTAACCGCCAGGGCGCCGACGTCGGCACACACTACCGCAGCGCCATCTTCTTCGCCAACGACAAGGAGAAGAAGGCCGCGCAGGCGGTTATCGACAAGCTCACCGCGGACAAGGAATTCAAGAGACCGATCGTGACCACGCTCGAACCCCTCAATGGATTCCAAGTGGCCGAAGATTACCACCAGAACTACGCCGAGTTGAACCCCGATCAGCCGTACATTTGTAACGTGGCCACGCCCAAGATCGAGAAGGTCCGAAGTAAATTCCCGCAGAAGGTCAAGCTAAACTAG
- a CDS encoding alkene reductase: MTTLDTKLADLLSPITAGQINAATRVWMAPLTRSRSKQPGDIPWELNAEYYAQRADPKEGAAVIISEATQVSQQGKGYAFTPGIYSPEQVEGWKLVTNAVHEKGGLILAQLWHVGRISHTDLQPNGGKPVAPSAIRADSKTYTTKDKQLVPTSEPRALDIDEIPGVVDQFRQAAQNAKDAGFDGVEIHGANGYLLQQFLRGSTNKRTDGYGGSLQNRARFGLEVARAVLTVWEPGNVGYRVSPMGEGADDPQDQPIDTYSYLATQLGKMGLAYIHVVEAFRDTARNEQSEPVYAAIRKAFRDAGGHAYIANGEYSAGDAAERIAQDEADAIAFGKPFISNPDLAERFRRDAPLNEWDRDTFYGGGAEGYTTYPSLD, translated from the coding sequence ATGACAACCCTCGACACCAAGCTCGCCGACCTCCTCTCGCCCATCACCGCCGGCCAGATCAACGCCGCCACGCGCGTCTGGATGGCCCCGCTCACCCGCAGCCGCAGCAAGCAGCCAGGCGACATTCCCTGGGAACTCAATGCCGAGTACTACGCCCAGCGTGCCGACCCGAAGGAGGGCGCCGCCGTCATCATTTCCGAGGCCACCCAGGTCAGCCAGCAGGGCAAGGGCTACGCCTTCACGCCGGGCATCTACTCGCCCGAGCAGGTCGAAGGCTGGAAGCTCGTGACCAACGCCGTCCACGAGAAGGGCGGCCTGATCCTGGCCCAGCTCTGGCACGTCGGCCGCATCAGCCACACCGACCTGCAGCCCAATGGCGGCAAGCCAGTCGCCCCCTCGGCCATCCGCGCCGACAGCAAGACGTACACCACCAAGGACAAGCAGCTCGTTCCCACCAGCGAGCCCCGGGCGTTGGACATCGACGAGATCCCCGGCGTGGTCGACCAGTTCCGCCAGGCAGCTCAGAACGCCAAGGACGCCGGTTTCGACGGCGTCGAGATCCACGGTGCCAACGGCTACCTGCTCCAGCAGTTCCTGAGAGGCTCGACCAACAAACGCACCGACGGGTACGGCGGCTCGCTCCAGAACCGCGCCCGCTTCGGCCTAGAAGTCGCCAGGGCGGTCCTCACGGTCTGGGAGCCGGGCAACGTCGGCTACCGCGTGAGCCCGATGGGCGAGGGTGCCGACGACCCGCAAGACCAGCCCATCGATACGTATTCCTACTTGGCCACCCAGCTTGGCAAGATGGGCTTGGCCTATATCCACGTCGTCGAAGCCTTCCGCGACACCGCTCGCAACGAGCAGAGCGAGCCGGTGTACGCCGCGATTCGTAAGGCCTTCCGCGATGCCGGCGGCCACGCCTATATCGCTAATGGCGAGTACTCCGCCGGCGACGCGGCCGAACGCATCGCCCAAGACGAGGCCGACGCCATCGCCTTCGGCAAGCCCTTCATCAGCAACCCCGACCTGGCCGAGCGATTCCGCCGGGATGCCCCGCTGAACGAGTGGGACCGCGACACGTTCTATGGCGGTGGAGCCGAGGGGTACACCACATACCCGTCTCTGGATTGA
- a CDS encoding indole-3-glycerol phosphate synthase TrpC, translated as MTPTGTNFLDDMAKRSATRAHAAMAAVPLDPMRARALAAPPPKPLVLDRFDLIAEVKRSSPSQGSLASADVDVVAQARSYSDAGAAMISVLTEPARFGGSLEDLRAIADAVDVPVMRKDFLVEPYQVFEARANGASAVLLIARILGDESLARMLDACVEAGLTVLLEAFDAEDLDRSAQAISKHPGVLLGLNCRDLATLQEDVNRFASLAEAFPDGVVRIAESGIATADNAQAVARLGYGGALVGTALMRSSDSGRLAREMIEAGRVARA; from the coding sequence ATGACACCGACGGGCACCAACTTCCTCGACGACATGGCCAAGAGGTCGGCCACCCGAGCACACGCCGCCATGGCGGCCGTGCCGCTGGACCCCATGCGTGCGCGTGCCCTGGCCGCCCCACCGCCGAAGCCGCTGGTCCTTGATCGCTTTGACCTGATCGCGGAGGTCAAGCGGTCGAGCCCCAGCCAGGGTTCGCTGGCGTCGGCGGATGTCGACGTCGTGGCGCAAGCCCGTTCTTATTCAGATGCCGGTGCGGCGATGATCTCGGTGCTGACCGAACCCGCACGATTTGGTGGGAGCCTCGAAGACCTGCGTGCGATCGCCGATGCGGTGGATGTGCCGGTCATGCGCAAGGACTTCCTCGTCGAGCCCTACCAGGTGTTCGAGGCTCGCGCCAATGGGGCGTCGGCGGTGCTGCTGATCGCACGGATCCTCGGTGATGAATCGCTGGCCCGGATGCTGGATGCCTGTGTGGAAGCTGGGCTCACCGTTCTGCTCGAAGCGTTTGATGCCGAGGATCTGGATCGGTCGGCCCAGGCCATCAGCAAACACCCGGGCGTGCTTCTTGGCTTGAACTGCCGTGATCTGGCTACATTACAAGAGGATGTTAATCGGTTCGCATCGCTGGCAGAGGCATTTCCTGACGGCGTCGTTCGCATCGCCGAATCGGGAATCGCGACCGCCGACAATGCGCAAGCCGTGGCCCGGTTGGGATATGGCGGCGCCCTGGTGGGTACGGCCTTGATGCGTTCGTCCGATTCGGGCAGGCTTGCCCGGGAGATGATCGAAGCCGGGAGGGTGGCTCGTGCCTGA
- a CDS encoding anthranilate synthase component I family protein, with protein sequence MQSPFDIPADLDTPVSAYRKLGAFKPCFLLESAESGTRLARYSFIGLDPAFTARLPADGSPLAIHSHQGSEEFPAPEGSAGYLAMLRDLRDRAPSLGPVPPGVPFAGGIVGVSGYDAVRFFEPLPAPEGRDTRTPVALYCAPRSVLIFDHLTRRMALLHAGEEWERESLKREMVHAMRGAHPPEPVRSGHSPASHSMTQDEFIDRVASAKGDIHEGEVFQLVLSIQSTGEIHTDPFQVYRALRMLNPSAYMYFLDIEGVRVVGASPEALFRCQDGQAMLRPIAGTRKRGLNEDEDRALEAELNADPKEAAEHVMLVDLARNDLGRVARPGTIRVDPFRVVERYSHVMHLVSGVRGVLDDGADAMDLMAASFPAGTLVGTPKVRAMQLIDGYEPVGRGFYAGAVGYFAKPINGEMASADKAICIRTLVFEDGRYAYQAGAGIVADSVPEAEYQEVRSKVAVLEKALELAEGGW encoded by the coding sequence ATGCAATCCCCATTTGACATCCCCGCCGACCTGGATACGCCGGTGTCGGCCTATCGCAAGCTTGGCGCGTTCAAGCCGTGCTTCCTGCTCGAGTCGGCCGAGAGCGGGACGCGCCTGGCGCGGTATTCGTTCATCGGGCTCGATCCGGCGTTTACGGCCAGGCTGCCCGCCGATGGATCGCCGCTGGCTATCCACTCGCACCAGGGTTCCGAGGAGTTTCCGGCCCCCGAGGGCTCGGCTGGATATCTGGCGATGCTGCGGGACCTTCGTGATCGGGCGCCGTCGCTGGGGCCGGTGCCGCCGGGGGTGCCGTTCGCGGGGGGCATCGTTGGGGTGAGCGGGTACGACGCGGTGCGATTCTTCGAGCCGTTGCCCGCACCCGAAGGCCGGGACACACGCACACCCGTCGCATTGTATTGTGCGCCGCGGAGCGTGCTGATCTTCGACCACCTGACCCGACGCATGGCCTTGCTGCATGCGGGTGAGGAGTGGGAACGCGAATCACTTAAGCGCGAGATGGTCCACGCGATGCGCGGGGCCCACCCGCCCGAGCCAGTCCGCAGCGGGCACTCGCCAGCGTCGCACAGCATGACGCAGGACGAGTTCATCGATCGCGTGGCGTCGGCCAAGGGCGATATCCACGAGGGCGAGGTGTTCCAGCTCGTGCTGAGCATCCAGAGCACGGGCGAGATTCACACCGATCCGTTCCAGGTGTACCGAGCCCTGCGAATGCTTAATCCCTCGGCGTACATGTATTTCCTCGACATCGAGGGCGTGCGTGTCGTGGGCGCATCGCCCGAGGCCCTCTTTCGCTGTCAGGACGGGCAGGCGATGCTCCGGCCGATCGCCGGCACCCGTAAGCGCGGCCTGAACGAGGATGAGGACCGCGCGCTCGAGGCCGAATTGAACGCGGATCCCAAGGAGGCCGCCGAGCATGTGATGCTGGTCGATCTGGCCCGCAACGACCTGGGCCGCGTGGCCAGGCCCGGCACGATCCGGGTCGATCCGTTCCGAGTGGTCGAGCGGTATTCGCACGTCATGCACCTGGTCAGCGGCGTGCGGGGTGTGCTCGATGACGGGGCCGACGCGATGGACCTGATGGCCGCGTCGTTCCCCGCGGGCACGCTGGTGGGCACGCCGAAGGTGCGGGCGATGCAGCTCATCGATGGGTACGAACCGGTGGGGCGTGGGTTTTACGCGGGCGCGGTGGGCTACTTCGCGAAACCCATCAATGGCGAAATGGCCAGCGCCGACAAGGCGATCTGCATCCGCACGCTGGTATTCGAGGATGGCCGGTACGCATACCAGGCCGGCGCGGGCATCGTGGCCGACTCGGTGCCCGAGGCCGAGTACCAGGAAGTCCGCTCGAAGGTCGCCGTGCTCGAGAAGGCGCTCGAACTCGCCGAAGGGGGATGGTGA